From the genome of Papaver somniferum cultivar HN1 chromosome 2, ASM357369v1, whole genome shotgun sequence, one region includes:
- the LOC113348483 gene encoding beta-(1,2)-xylosyltransferase-like, which translates to MSRRKAFLLKLLVYLFFLNSISFFIYLSHYKSEKNPSFIIENHTKLPLLEEEKKKNSSFLKGKSWPILPSYSPWNLNPNVRVQSCEGYFGSGFNKKIDLLIRSPEIHRGGGSSSSANLGGGGGGWFRCFYSETLESSICEGGRVRMNIDRISMSMGGENLEIVIGRGEEEELPTFEPGSFEIEADNDQRVNGNKLVSQEFLDQFVPEGVVVRHTMRSLLDSIRLVNSEEFKCSQWVEEPILLITRFEYANLFHTITDWYSAYAASRVTGVPTRPHLVFLDGHCKSQLEETWNALFSSLTYAKNFSGSVCFRHVILSPLGYETAVFKGLTEVINCKGAEAHSLWQNPNDLKTARLTEFGEMIRASFGLPLEEIRVQKSQVPRHNVLFVRREDYFAHPRHDGRVESRLSNEQEVFDSLKVWIDNNSFGCEVNLVNGLFAHMHMKEQVRAIQDASVIIGAHGAGLTHIVAAAPKAIILEIISSYFRRPHFALISQWRGLEYHAINLDGSSADPDVVIGHLRQILGSLGC; encoded by the exons atgagtAGGAGAAAAGCATTTCTACTGAAACTGTTGGTATATCTcttctttctcaattcaatttctTTCTTCATATATCTTTCTCATTACAAATCTGAGAAAAACCCATCATTCAtaattgaaaaccatacaaaactACCCTtgttagaagaagaaaagaagaaaaatagctCATTTCTGAAAGGAAAATCATGGCCGATACTCCCTTCTTACTCTCCATGGAATTTGAACCCTAATGTTCGTGTTCAATCATGTGAAGGTTATTTTGGAAGTGGGTTTAATAAGAAAATTGATTTATTGATTCGATCTCCTGAAATTCATAGAGGAGGAGGATCATCATCATCAGCCAATTTAGGTGGTGGTGGGGGTGGATGGTTTCGGTGTTTTTACAGTGAAACTTTAGAGAGTTCAATATGTGAAGGAGGAAGAGTTAGGATGAATATAGATAGAATAAGTATGTCTATGGGAGGTGAGAATTTGGAAATAGTTATCGGAAGAGGTGAAGAAGAGGAATTGCCTACATTTGAACCAGGATCTTTTGAAATTGAAGCTGATAATGATCAGAGGGTTAATGGAAATAAACTTGTGAGTCAAGAGTTTCTTGATCAGTTTGTTCCTGAAGGTGTTGTTGTAAGGCATACCATGCGGAGTTTGCTTGATTCGATTCGACTAGTGAATTCTGAGGAGTTTAAATGCTCTCAG TGGGTGGAAGAGCCAATACTTCTGATAACACGTTTCGAGTACGCCAACCTATTTCACACAATTACAGACTGGTATAGCGCATATGCTGCTTCAAGGGTTACTGGTGTGCCAACTCGACCTCATCTGGTTTTCTTGGACGGGCACTGTAAG TCACAACTAGAAGAAACCTGGAATGCGCTTTTTTCAAGTCTCACATATGCGAAGAACTTCAGCGGTTCAGTTTGTTTTCGCCATGTTATTCTTTCTCCTTTAGGGTACGAAACAGCAGTATTTAAGGGGCTGACAGAAGTCATAAACTGTAAAGGAGCCGAGGCACACAGTCTCTGGCAAAATCCCAATGACCTGAAGACTGCTCGATTAACCGAGTTTGGTGAAATGATTAGAGCTTCTTTTGGTCTTCCTCTAGAGGAAATCAGAGTGCAGAAGTCACAGGTACCCAGACATAATGTTCTCTTTGTCCGCAGAGAAGATTACTTTGCTCACCCCCGTCACGATGGCAGAGTAGAATCAAGGCTAAGCAATGAGCAAGAAGTGTTTGATTCTCTGAAGGTTTGGATAGACAATAATTCTTTTGGCTGCGAAGTAAACTTGGTAAATGGATTGTTTGCCCACATGCACATGAAAGAACAAGTTCGTGCCATTCAAGATGCTTCAGTCATTATAGGTGCACATGGTGCGGGTCTCACTCATATAGTTGCTGCAGCACCAAAGGCGATCATTCTTGAGATAATTAGCAGTTATTTTAGAAGACCACATTTTGCATTGATCTCACAGTGGAGAG